The DNA sequence TGGTCCATCCGCATGTCCAGCGGCGCGTCCTGGGCGTAGGCGAACCCGCGGTCGGGCGCGTCGAGCTGCAACGACGACACACCCAGGTCGAAGAGCACCCCGTCGACCAGCGGAAGATCGAGTTCCGCCAGGACGTCGGGCAGTTCGTCGTAGACCGCGTGCACCAGATGGATCCGGTCGGCGTACGGCCGCAGCCGGTCACGGGCGTGCGCCAGCGCCTCGGTGTCCCGGTCGAGCCCGACCAGGACCGTCCGGGGGAACGCGGCGAGCACCGCCTCCGCGTGGCCGGCCAGGCCGAGCGTGGCGTCGACGTGCACCGTCCGGCGGTCGCCCCGGTCCAGCGCGGGGGCCAGCAGCTCGAGACACCGCTCGAGCAGCACCGGCACGTGTGTGCCGCGAAGCTCCCCCATGTCGACCCCCCGGTGACCCGCCGTCTTGGTGTGAATGTGCCCGGTTGAAAACTGCGTCGCTCGTCGTACCGCCAGATCCCCATCCGCTCGTTACGCCTGGCACCGGGGAAGAGGTGCCAGGGGCAGGAGCGGCTGGAGATCTCGCAGTACGTCGGGCGACCGGCGCCGGAGCGGCCCTTCGCGGGGGCCGCCTGCCGTCTCGTGCGCCCTCCTACAGTCCGCCGGGCAGCACCCCCTCCTCGATGTCGGCGAATTCGTCTTCGCTCTCGGCGAGGTAGGTGTCCCAGGCCTGCCGGTCCCAGATCTCCACCCGGCTGCTCGCCCCGATGACGACGAGATCGCGGCCCAGGCCGGCGTATTCGCGCAGATGGCCGGGGATGGTCACCCGGCCCTGCCGATCCGGGACCTCGTCGTGGGCGCTGGCGAAGAAGACCCGGCTGTAGGCGCGGGCGGCCTTGTGCGTCATCGGTTGCTGGCGCAGCTGCTCGGCGATCCGCTGGAACTCCGGCGTCGGGAATACGTAGAGGCAGCGCTCCTGCCCTTTGGTGATCACGACACCTCCCGCCAGCTCGTCCCGGAACTTCGCCGGGAGGATCAGCCGGCCCTTTTCGTCCAGGCGCGGTGTATGGGTGCCTAGAAACACCGACCCAAACCCCCTCGCCCATCGGCGGTGTTCGCGGCACCGCTGATCCCCCTGGGCCGGCGGACCCTTCCGGACCCGCCATCGGGCCCCACTCTACTCCACTTCCCTCCACCTGCAACCAGAATCGCAGGTTTGGCAACCCCCATCTCATTTACAAAACCGCACGTCAGAGGGGGTGGAGCGGAGTGGAGGGCGACGGGAGCCGGCCCGCCCGGTCACCTACCCGACATTGATCAACTCTGTGGCGATCACCACGGTTTCGACCGCCATCACGCCGTTGGCCTGCTTTTGGAACCCCTACTGTCAAGTCAGGGGAGGAAAGTGGAGGCCACCGGACGGGCGCTGTCCAGGGCGAACGGACCCGTCGGTCCCGCCGGTCGGTCGGCTGTCCTCTACGGCGATCGGGGCCCTGCGGAGTTCCGGTAACCTCGCTCGCGTGACGGACGCGAAAATGCCCCTGCGCGCAAAGGTGGCCAGCTCGGTGTCGCGCACCGCCGCGGCGCTGTCCCGGGCCGCCGGCCGCGGTGACGGCTCGGTGATCGGTGGCTGGATCGGGCTGAAGATCGACCCGGAACTGCTCGCCCACCTGGCCGCCGGCCGGTCGATCGCCCTGGTGTCCGGCACCAACGGCAAGACCACCACGACCCGGCTGGCGGCCGCCGCCGTCGGCGTCCTCGGGCCGGTGGCGACCAACTCCTTCGGGGCCAACATGCCCACCGGGCACACCTCCGCGCTGGCCAAGGCCGGCCACACCCCGTACGCGGTGCTGGAGGTCGACGAGCACTACCTCGCCCAGGTCCTCGACGCGACCGAACCCCGGGTCGTCGCCCTGCTCAACCTCTCCCGCGACCAGCTCGACCGGGCCAAGGAGGTGGCGATGATGGCCCAGGGCTGGCAGACCACCCTGGCCAAGCACCCCGACGTGCACGTCGTGGCGAACGCCGACGACCCGATGGTGGTCTGGGCGGCGATCGGTTCGGCGCACACCACCTGGTTCAGCGCCGGCCAGCGGTGGCACGACGATTCCTGGGTATGCCCCGAGTGTGGTTCGCCGATCGAACGGGCCGAGGACCAGTGGTGGTGCACCGGCTGCCCGCTGCGCCGCCCGCAACCGCACTGGGTCGTCGAGGACGACGGCGTCGTCGACCCCACCGGCGCCTGGCACAAGATCGTTCTCCAGCTTCCCGGCCGGGTCAACATCGGCAACGCGGCCACCGCGCTCGCCGTCGCCGCCGAGTTCGGCGTACGGCCCACCGACGCGGTGTCGCGGCTGGGCGGGGTCGCCTCGATCGCCGGCCGCTACGCCCAGGTCGCCCGCGACGGCCGCAGCATCCGGCTGCTGCTCGCCAAGAACCCGGCGAGTTGGCTGGAGGCGTTCGACATGGCCGACCACGCGCCGACCCTGCTCTCCATCAACGCGCGCGACCCCGACGGCCTGGACACCTCCTGGCTCTTCGACGTCGACTTCGCGCCGCTGCGCGGCCGTCAGGTCCTCATCACCGGCGACCGGGCCTACGACCTGGCCGTCCGGCTGGACATCAACGACGTGCCCTTCCAGCACATACGCACCTTCACCCAGGCGGTCGCGGCGGTGCCGCCCGGCCGGCTGGAGGTGATCGCCAACTACACGGCGTTCCAGGACATCCGAGCGGAGTTGGACCGTGTCAACTAATGCCGGCTACCCGGCCCCCCCACCCCCGGGTGCGGACAGCTACCTGCGGCTGGTCTGGGTCTACCCCGACCTGTTGTCGACCTACGGCGACCGGGGCAACCTGCTGATCCTCGCCCGCCGGGCCCAGCGTCGGGGCATCCCGGTCCAGACCATCGAGGTGCGGTCCGACCAGGCACTGCCGGCCGCCGCCGACATCTACCTCCTCGGCGGCGGCGAGGACGGCCCGCAGGCGCTCGCCGCCCAGCGGCTGATCTCCGACGGCAACCTGCACCGCGCCGTCAACCAGGGCGCGGTCGTGTTCGCCGTCTGTGCCGGTTACCAACTGCTCGGCGGTTCCTTCTTCGCCAAGGGCGCCAAGTGCGCCGGGCTCAACCTGCTCGACCTCTACTCCGACCGGGGCCCGACCCGGGCGGTCGGCGAACTGGCCGGCGACATCGACCCGCGGCTCGGGCTGCCGCCGCTGAGCGGCTTCGAGAACCACGGCGGCCGTACCCACCTCGGTCCCGGCGTCTCGGCGCTGGCCCGGGTCACCACCGGCATCGGCAACGACGAGAGCACCGAGGGCGCCTGGCGCGGCCACGTGCTCGGGACGTACTCGCACGGCCCCGCCCTGTCGCGTAACCCGGCACTGGCCGACCTGCTGCTGCGCTGGGCCACCGGCACCAACAACCTCGCCCCGCTCGACGACACCTGGTCGGACCGGCTGCGGGCCGAACGCATGGCCGCCGTACGGGTATGAGCCGGGCCGGCCACTGGCTGCGGGCCCGCGTCGACGACCTGGTCCGGGCCGTACGGCTGCCGCCGCACGGTCACGGCCGGCCGCTGCGGGAACGGCTGCGGGAGCGGCCGTTCCGGCGGTTCGTCATCCTCCTCGGCCTGCTCGGGGTCCTCGGCCTCGTCATGCTCCTGGTGCCGCAGCCCGACCTGGCCGCCGCGCCCGAAGTGGTCGACGACCTGGGTCCGTTCGCGCCGGTGACCGCGGTCGTGGTCGGCGCGTTGCTGCTCGTCGCGCTGGTGCCGCGCACCTTCCTCACCGTCGCCTGGGGCGCCCTGTTCGGGCCGCTCGGGGGTGCCGGCTACACCCTCGGCGCGGCCCTGCTCGCCGCCGCGCTCGGGTTCGCCGTCGGACGCCTGCTCGGCCGTGAGTTCGTCGCCGAACGGATCCGCGGCCGGTTGGCCAAGCTCGACGGCTGGTTCGCCCGGCAGAGCGTCTTCGGCGTGATCACCGTACGGCTGCTGCCGATCGGGGGCTTCGGCCTGGTCAGCTACGGCTACGGCACCACCGGGGCGCGGCTGCTGCCGTTCCTGGTCGGCAGCGTGCTGGCCTCGATACCGTCGGCGTTCGGCTACGCCGCGGTCGGTGCCGCCGTCGCCGAACCGGACACCTTCAACCCGTTGTCGGTCGCCCCGGCCGGTCTGGGCCTGATCGCCACCGCCATCATCGCGTGGCGCTGGCGCCGGGCCGCCGTCCGCGCCCGCACCCCGGTCGCACCGGTTGCCGGCGACGCGCCGAACTGACCCGCCCACCGACGCCGTCCGGTCGACCGCCCGGGCCCGCGCCTGGGGCTGGGGCCGGGGCCGGGACCCGCGGACGGCGGACGGGACCCGCGGACGGCGGGCGGGACCCGCGGACGGCGGACGGGACCCCGCGGACGGCGGACGGGACCCCGCGGACGGCGGACGGGACCCCGCGGACGGCGGACGGGTCCTGCAGCTGGGACCTGCGGCCAGCGGCCGGGTCCTGCAGCTGGGACCTGCGGCCGGGACCTGCGGCCGGGACCTGCGGCCGGCGGCCGGGGCCTGCGGCTGGGAACTGCGGCCGGCGGCCGGGGCCCAAAACACGCGACCGGGACCGGCGGCCGGGGCGCCGATCAAGGAGGCCCTGAGCAGCCGCACTGCCGCCGGGCATGTATCACTGCTCCGGGTCACAGCGAATTCGGGGTCTTCTTACTCATCCGTGGGTGGGTTGGGGCAGGGTGGGTGGTCGTGTCCGGCCGGGTAGGGTCGGTCGGTGTCCTCCGAGGCTGAGCAGGGCCATCGAGATGAGCGCGTCGATGTTGCGGAAGCCGTACGCCATCCGGATGATCAGGCGGATCTTGGCGTTGGTGCTTTCGACCAGGGCGTTGGACAGGCCGTGGTCCAGTGCCGCGTCGATCGCGTCGCGGTGCCGGACGATCCGTCGTGACAGGTCGACGAACGCCGGGATCCGGCAGCGTCGGGCCCAACTGATCCATCGGTCGATCGCTTCCCTGCCCGCCTGGCCCTTGACCGTGAACGCATATCGCAGGCCCTCCTTGAGTAGGTAGGCACGGTGTAGACGCGAATCGGTCCGGGCGATCCACGCCAGTTGGGCGGTCTGCTTCTGGGTTAGGTTCTCCGGGTTCTTCCACAACGCCCACCGGCAGCGTTTCAACTCCGCTGACACACCCCGCCCACCCGGCCCGCCCTTCGCCGGACCCCGGACCCGGCCCACGGCGTTGTTCCACGCCTGCCTACGCACCACGTCCAACGCGTCCACAGCCCAGGCGACCACATGGAACGGATCAGCACACCGCACCGCCTGCGGACACCGCCTGGCCACCACCCGTGCGATCCACGGCGCCCCATCAGCCGACACCAACCGCAACGCCGCACACCGCCGCGGACCCAGCAGATCGAAGAACAGGTTCAACGTCGCCTCGTGACGGCCCGGATGAACCCACAACAACCGGCCACTGTCATGGTCAACCACGACCGTCAGATACTTCTCACCCCGCCGGTACGAAATCTCATCGATCCCGATCCGGGTCAACCCCGCAAACCGATCCACCGCACCACCGGTGTCAGCCCACACCCGCGCCACGATCGCGCCGACCGTCGACCACGCCACCCGCATCAACTGCCGCACCGCCGACTTCGACGCCACCGTCGCAAGCCACGCCACCATCTCGTCAAACGCCAACGTGTGACCCGCCCCGTGCCGTGCCCACGGCACCGCCGCCACCACCACCCCATGCACCCGACACGACACCCTCGGCGCATCCGCCTCGATCACCACCCGAACCGTCCCCAGATCCGGCGCCCTCCACCGACGCCGCCCCTCACCCCGGTCATAACCCACACACCGCCGCCGACACACCCCACACCGAGACCTCGCCCCGCATGCAACCGCACATGCGCCACCACGAACCCGCCCCCATCACCCCCCTCCTCAGACCACTCCACCCGCTCCACCACCGCCCGCTCAACCCCGAGCAACCGTTGCCATACCCTGACACCACGCATGCCGTTCCCCGATCCCTGGAACTCGACCCTCGACAAGCCGAGAACCTAGACCGGGAACGGCATGCGCCACACACACCACACCAAACACACCCACAGATAAGCGCGAAGACCCCGAATCCGCTGTGGGTACGCCGGATTCGCTGTTGCGCGAAGCAGATACCCCTCGGCCCGGCGAGGTCCGAGACCGGGCCCGAACCGACGCGGCCGCTCCGGCCGACCGGCCGGGAGCCACGCGGCATACGACGCGCGAATCGAACCGTGCCAGCCCGAGCCCCGCGGCGGCGGCGCGAACCGGACCGGATTGGGCCGGATTGGGCCGCCCCGCCGGACCGGATTGGACCGGATTGGACCGGATTAGACCGCCCCGCCGGACCGCGCCGACCCGCCCGACCGAACCGGTTTGAGCCGCGCCGGACCGCGCCAACCCCGCCCGACCGGGCCGCCAACCCCACCGGAACGCGCCGACCCCGCCCGACCGGCGCCGACCCCGCCGCCCCGGCCGGCAGAGCGCCGGCCGGAGCACTTCCGGCTGTCAGCACTTCCGGCTGTCAGCACTTCCGGCGGTCAGGGAACGATGCTGACCATCCGCCCCTTGACCACGATGACCTTGCGGGGCTCCTTACCGCCCAACTGCTCGGCGACGGCGGCCAGCGCCGCCGCGCGTACCGTCGGCTCGTCGGCGTCGGCCGGGACCTCGATCCGGCCGCGGACCTTGCCGCCCACCTGCACCGGGTACGTCACCGACTCCGCCACCAGCAGCGCCGGGTCGGCGGTCGGGAAGTCGACGTACGTCAGCGAGCCGGGGTGGCCCATCCGCTCCCACAGCTCCTCGGCGATGTGCGGGGCGAACGGGGCCAGCATCAGCACCAGCGGTTCGGCGATCTCGCGCGGGGTGGCGGGCAGCCGGGTGACCGCGTTGGTCAGCTCGATCAGCTTGGCGATCGCGGTGTTCAGCCGGATGCCGGTCAGGTCGGCGCGGACCCCGTCGACGATCCGGTGCAGCAGCCGCCGGGTGGCGTCGTCGGCGGGTTCGTCGACGACCCGCAGCGCACCGGTCTCCTCGTCGACCACGGTCCGCCAGACCCGCTGCAGGAACCGGTACGCGCCGACGACCGCCCGGGTCTCCCACGGCCGGGAGACCTCCAGCGGGCCCATCGACATCTCGTAGACCCGGAACGTGTCGGCGCCGTACGCCTCGACCATCT is a window from the Polymorphospora rubra genome containing:
- the mraZ gene encoding division/cell wall cluster transcriptional repressor MraZ, producing MFLGTHTPRLDEKGRLILPAKFRDELAGGVVITKGQERCLYVFPTPEFQRIAEQLRQQPMTHKAARAYSRVFFASAHDEVPDRQGRVTIPGHLREYAGLGRDLVVIGASSRVEIWDRQAWDTYLAESEDEFADIEEGVLPGGL
- a CDS encoding type 1 glutamine amidotransferase, encoding MRLVWVYPDLLSTYGDRGNLLILARRAQRRGIPVQTIEVRSDQALPAAADIYLLGGGEDGPQALAAQRLISDGNLHRAVNQGAVVFAVCAGYQLLGGSFFAKGAKCAGLNLLDLYSDRGPTRAVGELAGDIDPRLGLPPLSGFENHGGRTHLGPGVSALARVTTGIGNDESTEGAWRGHVLGTYSHGPALSRNPALADLLLRWATGTNNLAPLDDTWSDRLRAERMAAVRV
- a CDS encoding TVP38/TMEM64 family protein, producing the protein MSRAGHWLRARVDDLVRAVRLPPHGHGRPLRERLRERPFRRFVILLGLLGVLGLVMLLVPQPDLAAAPEVVDDLGPFAPVTAVVVGALLLVALVPRTFLTVAWGALFGPLGGAGYTLGAALLAAALGFAVGRLLGREFVAERIRGRLAKLDGWFARQSVFGVITVRLLPIGGFGLVSYGYGTTGARLLPFLVGSVLASIPSAFGYAAVGAAVAEPDTFNPLSVAPAGLGLIATAIIAWRWRRAAVRARTPVAPVAGDAPN
- a CDS encoding MurT ligase domain-containing protein, whose protein sequence is MPLRAKVASSVSRTAAALSRAAGRGDGSVIGGWIGLKIDPELLAHLAAGRSIALVSGTNGKTTTTRLAAAAVGVLGPVATNSFGANMPTGHTSALAKAGHTPYAVLEVDEHYLAQVLDATEPRVVALLNLSRDQLDRAKEVAMMAQGWQTTLAKHPDVHVVANADDPMVVWAAIGSAHTTWFSAGQRWHDDSWVCPECGSPIERAEDQWWCTGCPLRRPQPHWVVEDDGVVDPTGAWHKIVLQLPGRVNIGNAATALAVAAEFGVRPTDAVSRLGGVASIAGRYAQVARDGRSIRLLLAKNPASWLEAFDMADHAPTLLSINARDPDGLDTSWLFDVDFAPLRGRQVLITGDRAYDLAVRLDINDVPFQHIRTFTQAVAAVPPGRLEVIANYTAFQDIRAELDRVN